A single window of Elusimicrobiota bacterium DNA harbors:
- a CDS encoding glycosyltransferase family 2 protein — MASQQVRPAFEAMDPLPKDLVTVGIIHYDDYDFLEACFRGLSQQSRISFKTLLVDNTLPERRRSIVPPPGLNVKILVNAVNNGYAGAANQVIGESKTPFVFLMNPDVNLEPGCLEVLLRLALSNPSYGIWGPKLLREPGILDSAGHDFVRSRRFRDRGMGERDENQYPTGDIFAICGAAILLRREMLEDIRIRDEYFDEDFFVYHEDTDLCWRAWHRGWKVRYVPDAVGFHLRGWRQDNRHKVPSRVRIQGFKNHYLELIKNETLGSFVKDLPYICTQEILRLLHAVSREPALWMAYWKVLLVFPKTWRKRREIMGRRDSEQFQKMLGERARRKA, encoded by the coding sequence ATGGCCAGTCAACAAGTAAGACCTGCGTTCGAAGCGATGGACCCTTTGCCAAAGGATCTGGTGACGGTAGGGATCATCCACTATGACGACTATGATTTTTTGGAGGCTTGCTTTCGGGGTTTGTCTCAGCAATCCCGCATTTCCTTCAAAACCCTGCTGGTGGACAACACCCTTCCCGAACGACGGCGTTCGATTGTCCCTCCCCCTGGTCTCAACGTCAAGATTTTAGTCAACGCGGTTAACAATGGCTACGCCGGGGCCGCCAACCAGGTGATCGGTGAGTCGAAAACCCCATTTGTTTTTCTAATGAATCCGGACGTCAACCTGGAGCCTGGATGCCTAGAGGTCCTGCTTCGCTTGGCCTTGTCCAACCCTTCTTATGGAATTTGGGGGCCAAAGTTACTTCGCGAGCCGGGAATCTTGGATTCCGCCGGTCACGATTTTGTGAGGTCGCGGCGTTTTCGGGATCGGGGGATGGGTGAGCGGGATGAAAACCAATATCCGACCGGAGATATTTTCGCCATTTGCGGCGCGGCCATTCTTCTCCGTCGTGAAATGTTGGAGGATATAAGAATACGGGACGAATATTTTGATGAGGATTTCTTTGTTTACCATGAGGACACCGACCTTTGTTGGCGGGCCTGGCACCGAGGTTGGAAGGTTCGCTACGTCCCGGACGCCGTCGGGTTCCATCTTCGGGGATGGCGGCAAGACAATCGACATAAGGTCCCGTCGAGGGTTCGGATCCAAGGCTTCAAAAACCATTATTTGGAATTGATCAAAAACGAGACCTTGGGATCCTTTGTCAAAGACCTTCCCTATATTTGCACCCAAGAAATTCTCCGGTTGTTACACGCCGTTTCCAGAGAGCCGGCCTTGTGGATGGCCTATTGGAAAGTTCTGCTGGTCTTTCCAAAGACCTGGCGGAAAAGGCGCGAGATCATGGGACGACGCGATTCGGAACAATTCCAGAAAATGCTTGGGGAACGAGCACGAAGAAAAGCATGA